The Xanthomonas indica sequence CCCTCGGCGTGGTGTTGCCCGAAGGACGCTGTATGGTGATCATCGCCGCTGCCGATTCCTCGACCATGACGGTCGCCCAAGGGCCGACCTGCGCTCGCGCCAGGATGCGCGGGCAGGCAATGCCGATGGTGCTGGTCTTCCTGATGGTGCTATGCGTCGGCTTGCTGGTGACCTTCAACACCGGACAGGTGGTCGGCAAGAAGGTCGAACTCACCAATGCCGCCGATGCCGCGGCGTACAGCATCGCCGTCGAGCAGGCGCGCGCGCGCAATTTCGCGGCGTATCTCAATCGCGGACGCGTCGCCAACGAGGTGGCCGTCGCGCAGATCGTCAGTCTCAACTCCTGGCTGACCATGGTGCACTCATCGTCGGTGCACTTCGAGAAGGTCGTAGAGGTCGCGGAAGTCTTGCTGTTCTGGGTGCCGGCCCTTGGTCAAGTCCTGATCGGCGTCGATCGCGCGATGACGGTGATCAACAGAACGCTCAAGATATTTCGCCAAACCTTTTTGCGGGCAGCGGACACCACCATCGGCATATTGGATCAAATGCTCGATCATCCCTACGCGCTGGCCGCCGAGGCGGCGGTGGGCGACCTCACGTCGGAGGCCAACGTCTTCGCCATGGCCAGCAAGGTGGTCAAGGACAATGTGCCCGATGCCGATTTGACCGTGGTCGGCAAGGGCGTTCTGGCCAAGAACGTGCTTTCCGCAGGCAATCAGCTGGAAAGCTATACCCCAGGCGAACGCCGCGGCCTGACCAGCACCAACAAGGGCGGCGAGCGCTACCGCAATGTGGTGATGGCGTCGCGCGATACGTTCACGCGTGCACGCGACGGCACGGCGTTCGGCATCTTCAACAACAACGGCGGCACCGACATGGTCGAGTACGACCGGTGGTCGGCCGTGGACACCTTTCAACTCAAGCTTCCGCTGCTTGTCACCACCCTCAAGATTCCGATCGGCTGGGCTGGCACCCAGGCGGTCGACAATCGCAAACCCAACTTCTTTCCCGGCATGAACAACGGGCGGGGATGGCGGTCGCCCTACGAAAACAATCGCACCTATCGGGCTTACAACGGCACCAAACGCAGCGACATCGCCGGTGCATTCATCGAAGGGGATCCGGCCGTCCTGCCGGACTTCAAACGCAACAAAGCTTTCATCAACAGCTATCGTTACGGCATCAGCCCTCGCTATCGGGACGTCAAGGACGCCTACTCGCAGCAGCCCGAGGGTGCCAATGCCGGGCCGATCTACACCGTCGAAGTCGGCACCCGGGTCGACAAGGCGCGCACCAGCTCGGCGCTGAAGATCGGCAGTGGACGGATGCAGCTGAAGGATCAGGCGCGCGGCGAGCAATTGCGCGCGATGGCCAGTGCGCAGGTCTACTTCAATCGTCCCTACGAACTCAGCGCCTTCCGGCGTTCGGTATGGGGCAGAGGCGATAGCAAGTTCGAAAAAGGCAGCCTGTTCAGTCCGTATTGGCAGGCGCGCCTGGTGCAAACCCCCCTTTCCGACCGAACACTCCTGGTGGCCGCTCCATGATGTTATTGACCAACCGATCCCGTGCGCTGGCGCTTGCTTGCATGGCCTCGCTGGCGTCCACCGCCGGCTGCCAGTCGCACGACGCCACCGAGGGCGGCAACGGCGGGGATTCCTCCTCGGAAAGCGGGGTCAGGTCGCTGCCCGCCCTCCATGTCGTCCTGACCTGGGAGTCGCGCATGGGGGGCGAAAACCTGGAACGCAAGAACTACCAGGCGAAGCTGGAAGCCTGCCGTGGCTCCGGCATGCCCACGCGTGCGCTTTCGCCGCAGGACGAAGCCAAGCTGGGAACCGGCGAGGTCGAGATCATGATCGATGCGCATCGGCAGTTCGCGCACCAGGTCAGTTGGACCCTCGGCGCCGATGGCGATAGCGCGCAGGCTGCGTGCATGGTCAAGCTCGAGGAGCACACGGACAAGGACGCCATCGAAGACGCGAACGGCATGTACATGGCCATCGACAGCAGTGCGCGCGCGCAGGAGCGCCAGACCGTGCAGGCCATCGGCTGGAAACTGGCTGGCGACGCTCAGGTCAAGGGACAGCCCTGCACGCGTTGGGAGAACGGCAAGCAGGAAGTGTGCATGTGGTCGGGCGGCAGCAAGTGGGGCTTTTCCGAGTCGCCCGGCGATGCGGCCGGCTGCACGATCGATGGTGCCGGTGCGTATCTGCAATCCATTCCGCTGGAGGCCAAGCCGCTGCAGGGCGGCAACGGCTGCGTGCTGCAGGTCAAGTCGTTCAGTCTCGGCAGCGGTCTGATTCCTTCCAACGTGGCAGGTGAGAAGGAAGAAAACTAGGAGGACACAGGATGAAGACGACGCTCTTTACACCAGCGCGCAGGATGCGCGGACAGGGGATGGTGGAGTTGGCGGTGTGCGCCGCTGTGCTGGTGCCGCTGTTCCTGTTGATCCCGGTCGTCGCCAAGCTGGGGCATGGCAAGCAGATGGCGATGCAGGCGGCCCGCAACGCCGCCTGGGAAGCCAGCGTAGCCAAGAACTATCAGCCGGCCAGCCGCGCCGTGCTGCAGAGCAAGGCGCTTGACCGCAACTTCGCCGATGCAGACGCGCCCATCACCAGCCGTACGTCCGGCGTCAGCAG is a genomic window containing:
- a CDS encoding pilus assembly protein TadG-related protein, with the protein product MVIIAAADSSTMTVAQGPTCARARMRGQAMPMVLVFLMVLCVGLLVTFNTGQVVGKKVELTNAADAAAYSIAVEQARARNFAAYLNRGRVANEVAVAQIVSLNSWLTMVHSSSVHFEKVVEVAEVLLFWVPALGQVLIGVDRAMTVINRTLKIFRQTFLRAADTTIGILDQMLDHPYALAAEAAVGDLTSEANVFAMASKVVKDNVPDADLTVVGKGVLAKNVLSAGNQLESYTPGERRGLTSTNKGGERYRNVVMASRDTFTRARDGTAFGIFNNNGGTDMVEYDRWSAVDTFQLKLPLLVTTLKIPIGWAGTQAVDNRKPNFFPGMNNGRGWRSPYENNRTYRAYNGTKRSDIAGAFIEGDPAVLPDFKRNKAFINSYRYGISPRYRDVKDAYSQQPEGANAGPIYTVEVGTRVDKARTSSALKIGSGRMQLKDQARGEQLRAMASAQVYFNRPYELSAFRRSVWGRGDSKFEKGSLFSPYWQARLVQTPLSDRTLLVAAP